A single region of the Ziziphus jujuba cultivar Dongzao chromosome 10, ASM3175591v1 genome encodes:
- the LOC107408827 gene encoding probable LRR receptor-like serine/threonine-protein kinase RKF3 — protein sequence MSHLFFFLFLGLNLVFPNSIVSSTHEALGKAVCPLNINHFRKLIIQSSQPLQLLSEAAECQYVLQGIRLLRSQYLRVSGNFTLPPDVAEVCWDLFGNLFDEFMPRLRIESTCGFKRSLLSQVCNNIKNSSQFERLLSPNELNQIRGSCYKSLGNTSLCHLCVDPLLSINKAYFNVPDGGNVTDCEGYPFIYAAAFANRFGPTDLGTAKCLFLLDFSRTSARSEPHKAVILGVLVGCLHGFVGAVLVVWCVWMWHSRRTKRKRTNLTQLGTTSLPGMEMVDGNTALRRFTLDEIKRATRNFSRDNIIGMGGYGNVYKGILEDGSEVAFKRFKNCSAAGEEAFVHEVEVIASVKHVNLLALRGYCTVTGPFEAHQRIIVCDLMRNGSLYDHLFGSGMKKLSWPIRQKITLGMARGLAYLHHGVQPAIIHRDIKASNILVDETFEPKLADFGLAKFTAEGLTHLSTRVAGTLGYVAPEYALYGQLSERSDVYSFGVVLLEILSGKKAIIPNDHSYETLLLTDWAWSLVREGRLLDVIEEAMPELGAKDEIEKYVLVAILCSHPVAYARPTMDQLVKILENDCPVPSIPDRPFPLLAHFDDKEMSMSITGLRDTPKSAEQHTLVHKSDHPVQNDGDKGVISES from the coding sequence ATGTCccatcttttcttcttcctctttcttgGGTTAAACTTAGTGTTCCCAAACTCCATAGTCAGTAGTACCCATGAAGCTTTGGGTAAAGCAGTTTGTCCACTGAATATAAACCATTTCAGAAAACTCATCATCCAAAGCTCTCAACCACTTCAATTGCTAAGTGAAGCAGCTGAATGCCAGTATGTGCTTCAAGGAATCCGTCTCCTTCGGTCTCAGTATCTTCGAGTCAGTGGCAACTTTACTCTTCCTCCGGATGTAGCCGAGGTTTGCTGGGACTTGTTTGGTAATCTATTTGACGAATTCATGCCAAGGTTGAGGATTGAATCCACTTGTGGGTTCAAAAGGAGTTTGCTTTCACAGGTTTgtaataatatcaaaaatagTTCCCAGTTTGAACGCCTGCTTTCGCCAAATGAATTGAATCAAATAAGGGGGTCTTGTTATAAGTCTTTGGGGAATACTTCTCTTTGCCATTTGTGTGTGGATCCATTGTTGAGTATCAACAAGGCTTACTTTAATGTACCTGATGGTGGGAATGTTACAGATTGTGAAGGATATCCATTTATATATGCTGCTGCATTTGCTAACAGGTTTGGTCCAACTGATTTAGGGACCGCCAAGTGTTTGTTTTTGCTCGATTTCAGTAGGACAAGCGCCAGATCCGAACCCCACAAGGCGGTGATTCTCGGGGTTCTGGTGGGCTGTTTGCATGGCTTTGTTGGGGCTGTCTTGGTGGTGTGGTGTGTTTGGATGTGGCACAGTAGAAGGACCAAGAGGAAGAGGACAAATTTGACTCAACTTGGGACAACCTCACTTCCAGGGATGGAAATGGTTGATGGAAATACTGCTTTACGAAGGTTCACTCTTGATGAAATAAAAAGAGCTACAAGGAATTTCTCAAGGGATAACATTATTGGGATGGGAGGATATGGGAATGTTTACAAAGGGATATTGGAAGATGGGTCTGAAGTTGCATTCAAAAGGTTCAAGAACTGCTCTGCTGCTGGGGAGGAAGCTTTTGTCCATGAAGTGGAGGTCATTGCCAGTGTTAAGCATGTAAATCTTCTAGCTTTGAGAGGCTACTGTACGGTGACAGGGCCTTTTGAAGCACACCAGAGAATAATAGTGTGTGATTTGATGCGAAATGGTAGCCTTTATGACCATCTTTTCGGATCAGGGATGAAGAAGCTTAGTTGGCCTATTCGTCAAAAGATTACTCTTGGAATGGCTCGTGGATTAGCTTATTTACATCATGGTGTGCAGCCTGCTATCATACATAGAGATATCAAAGCTAGCAACATACTTGTAGATGAAACATTTGAGCCAAAACTGGCTGATTTTGGCCTCGCAAAGTTTACTGCTGAGGGATTGACACATTTGAGCACCAGAGTAGCTGGAACACTTGGTTATGTTGCTCCAGAATATGCCTTGTATGGGCAGCTATCCGAAAGAAGCGATGTTTACAGTTTTGGGGTTGTGCTTCTTGAGATTTTGAGTGGTAAAAAGGCAATTATCCCGAATGACCATAGCTATGAAACTTTGCTTTTGACAGATTGGGCTTGGTCACTAGTAAGAGAAGGTAGATTATTGGATGTCATTGAGGAAGCCATGCCCGAGTTAGGCGCAAAGGATGAAATAGAGAAATATGTTCTTGTGGCAATTCTTTGTTCTCATCCGGTGGCATACGCTAGGCCAACAATGGACCAGCTCGTAAAGATATTGGAGAATGATTGTCCAGTTCCCTCAATCCCTGATCGTCCATTTCCTCTTTTAGCCCATTTTGATGATAAGGAGATGTCAATGAGCATCACTGGCTTAAGGGACACGCCTAAGTCTGCTGAGCAGCATACACTTGTCCATAAGAGTGATCACCCTGTTCAAAATGACGGGGATAAAGGGGTTATTTCAGAATCATAG